Proteins from one Malassezia vespertilionis chromosome 2, complete sequence genomic window:
- a CDS encoding uncharacterized protein (EggNog:ENOG503P1XW; COG:U; TransMembrane:1 (o160-178i)): MAGVQATLTRFILNPANHDVLALVKGARNGLVYGTKIRFPHALVMTFLFGSGTPSQKMNKILQATRQHATRLALYVLIYKSFLLVQRDMFSTGKDKGKNTGIQVFLAGFVGGWYMFGERTPVNEQIVLYCVGRCIASLLPREPVPPNYPANKVIPINNNAHRIFAALVWGWVMWLFMFRRQKLNGGLVNSMDCAYYLWYETDT, translated from the coding sequence ATGGCGGGCGTTCAAGCGACACTGACACGATTTATTCTTAACCCAGCGAATCATGATGTCCTCGCTCTAGTCAAAGGTGCCCGCAATGGGTTGGTCTACGGCACCAAGATCCGTTTCCCACACGCGCTTGTCATGACATTCCTTTTCGGATCAGGCACCCCAAGCCAAAAAATGAACAAAATTTTGCAGGCGACTCGGCAACATGCGACACGCCTTGCCTTATACGTGCTCATTTACAAGTCATTTTTATTGGTGCAGCGTGATATGTTTAGTACCGGCAAAGATAAAGGCAAAAACACGGGCATCCAAGTGTTTCTCGCTGGCTTTGTCGGCGGCTGGTACATGTTTGGCGAGCGGACGCCGGTGAACGAGCAGATTGTGCTGTACTGTGTCGGCCGCTGCATTGCGTCGCTTTTGCCGCGTGAGCCTGTGCCGCCGAACTACCCCGCCAACAAAGTCATTCCCATTAACAACAACGCACACCGAAtctttgctgcgcttgtgtGGGGATGGGTTATGTGGCTCTTTATGTTCCGTCGCCAGAAACTCAACGGAGGTCTTGTCAACAGTATGGACTGTGCGTATTATTTGTGGTATGAGACTGACACCTAG
- the SSZ1 gene encoding Hsp70 protein that interacts with Zuo1p (EggNog:ENOG503NWWV; COG:O): MSGAVIGINLGNTYGSIACINQHGRADVIANENGERQIATRIAFNGDQVYNGNEATPQLVRNAPNVIDRFVNLVGRSFSELSEDDVKRNSAQVIDAQGTPSFKVQIDGKETLLSAHDVLVRFIGVLFGAAKDFMSGVPIIGTVLSIPGWFNDAQIKAVETAATDAGLHVLQIIPIPAAALVAYGITAPGLDGSLPANPDGEEGRPYAPEKTLNRNVVVVDFGGSSFDVTVVAARAGIYALLAYEHDKSIGGNVLDDLLVQYFAKEFTKKTKVTIRDDDSRAWAKLRNEAEMTKRALSASNSAPCSVESLAEGLDFSGSVNRMRLNLLAGSLYSRAQGNVKKTIEAANLDPCQIDEVVLVGGAARLSGLAEQISYLFAEDSGVHITQSIDADQVIARGNAVYAQIIVHLPKDSPERKFIESLDNTLAENKQQLCAPSLTQPIGIVLDAPAAGAPEYARVEKQIVDGQLFVTIVPTETPLPTRCTYRFPTAQGASASMVRIAKGTPLVRTDMIAPEPLDDDDDDDEPLEPEEVKTAYVKPDSSRLAELVVPHAKTAKTITVEVIVLSGGQATIEAKVDAETNVAASAKIGA; this comes from the coding sequence ATGAGCGGTGCGGTGATTGGCATTAACCTCGGTAATACGTACGGTAGCATTGCATGCATCAATCAGCATGGCCGCGCAGACGTGATTGCAAATGAGAATGGTGAGCGCCAAATTGCTACGCGCATTGCGTTCAACGGCGACCAGGTATACAATGGCAACGAAGCGACGCCGCAGCTggtgcgcaatgcgcccAATGTGATTGACCGCTTTGTGAACCTCGTTGGCCGCAGCTTCAGCGAGCTGTCCGAGGATGACGTGAAGCGCAACTCGGCGCAAGTGATCGACGCGCAGGGCACCCCCTCGTTCAAAGTCCAAATCGACGGCAAAGAGACACTGCTTTCTGCGCACGACGTGCTTGTCCGCTTCATCGGCGTGCTCTTTGGTGCCGCAAAAGACTTTATGTCTGGTGTTCCGATCATCGGCACTGTGCTCAGCATTCCGGGCTGGTTCAACGACGCGCAGATCAAGGCCGTGGAGACGGCCGCGACCGACGCTGGCCTCCATGTGCTTCAAATCATTCCCATTcccgccgcggcgcttgttGCTTATGGCATCACTGCGCCTGGCCTCGATGGAAGTTTGCCGGCGAACCCCGACGGAGAAGAAGGCAGGCCGTACGCGCCGGAAAAGACGCTCAACAGGAATGTCGTCGTAGTCGACTTTGGCGGCTCTTCTTTTGACGTCACggtcgtcgccgcgcgtgcgggCATTTACGCACTGCTGGCTTACGAGCACGACAAGAGCATCGGCGGTAATGTATTGGACGACCTTTTGGTCCAGTACTTTGCCAAAGAGTTTACCAAAAAGACCAAGGTCACGATCCGCGACGACgactcgcgcgcgtgggcAAAACTGCGCAACGAGGCAGAGAtgaccaagcgcgcgctgagTGCGAGCAactcggcgccgtgcagcgtgGAGAGCTTGGCGGAGGGCCTCGACTTTAGCGGCTCGGTCAACCGCATGCGTCTCAACCTGCTCGCCGGGAGCCTCtattcgcgcgcgcagggCAATGTGAAGAAGACAATTGAAGCTGCCAACCTTGACCCGTGCCAGATCGACGAGGTGGTGCttgtcggcggcgctgcacgtcTTTCGGGCCTCGCCGAGCAGATCAGCTACCTGTTTGCAGAGGACAGCGGCGTGCACATCACCCAGTCGATCGACGCCGACCAGGTgattgcgcgcggaaaCGCTGTGTATGCACAAATTATTGTCCATCTTCCGAAAGACTCGCCCGAGCGCAAGTTTATCGAGTCGCTCGATAATACGCTTGCCGAGAACAAACAGCAACTCTGCGCCCCTTCGCTCACGCAGCCCATTGGCAttgtgctcgacgcgcccgctgcgggcgcgccggaatATGCGCGCGTGGAGAAGCAAATCGTCGACGGGCAGCTGTTTGTCACCATAGTCCCCACCGAGACGCCGCTGCCCACACGCTGCACGTACCGCTTCCCCACTGCGCAGGGCGCTTCCGCTTCGATGGTGCGCATTGCCAAAGGCACGCCTCTTGTTCGCACGGACATGATAGCGCCGGAGCCtctggacgacgacgatgacgacgacgagccgctcgaGCCGGAGGAGGTCAAGACTGCGTATGTGAAGCCGGACAGTTCGCGGCTAGCCGAGCTGGttgtgccgcacgcgaAGACGGCCAAGACCATCACCGTGGAGGTGATTGTTTTGAGCGGCGGCCAGGCCACCATCGAGGCCAAGGTCGATGCAGAGACAAACGTCGCTGCGAGCGCCAAGATTGGTGCATAA
- a CDS encoding uncharacterized protein (EggNog:ENOG503NXG4; BUSCO:EOG09264OXC; COG:U) — protein MYRFFGYAQNQPKPDLQQAISNTDARVGTTKDKVKSLDAELARYRDQMKRMRDGPGKNAVQQRAMRILRQKRLYESQMEQLYQQSFNMEQSMMTTENLRNTMATVDAMQHANKDLRKTYGKLDIDKIEQIQDEMEDLMEQSGALQETMSRSYGVPDDIDEAELEAELEALYVMSYD, from the coding sequence ATGTACCGTTTTTTTGGGTACGCACAGAACCAGCCCAAGCCCGACTTGCAGCAGGCAATTTCGAACACGGATGCGCGTGTAGGTACCACAAAAGATAAGGTTAAGAGTCTCGATGCGGAACTTGCGCGGTACCGCGACCAAATGAAGCGTATGCGTGATGGTCCTGGCAAGAATGCGGTCCAGCAgcgggcgatgcgcattTTGCGGCAAAAGCGCCTGTATGAGTCGCAAATGGAGCAGCTTTACCAGCAAAGTTTCAATATGGAACAGAGCATGATGACTACAGAGAATTTGCGCAACACTATGGCCACTGTGGACGCCATGCAGCACGCAAACAAAGACTTGCGCAAAACGTATGGCAAACTTGATATTGATAAGATCGAGCAAATCCAAGACGAGATGGAAGACTTGATGGAGCAGTCTGGTGCGCTCCAGGAGACCATGTCGCGCAGTTATGGCGTGCCGGACGATATCGATGAGGCGGAGCTAGAGGCAGAACTGGAGGCGCTGTACGTGATGAGCTACGACTAA
- a CDS encoding pseudouridine 5'-phosphatase (EggNog:ENOG503NZGS; COG:S) gives MSDTSPELSNVRAVLFDMDGLLIDSERIYTDVVNQILKPYGKEQTWEIKSKLMGKPERPATLVLLSEVWPPRPGNKEDEARGYSGECPFTLDDFLAERNAKLLPAFEKVPPMPGALRLVQHLAHHNIPICVATGSKRHNFNIKARANADIFAPFGERVVCGDDADLQRGKPSPDVFLLAAHRGLGIQDTPAGKEWLRTIRLPGEEHDGKFLGGEGQVLVFEDALPGVQAGLSAGMKVVWVPDPNVCIYGYINAQLCQITKEGPPVGADQELRSLEDFQPEQWGLPPFER, from the exons ATGTCCGATACGTCGCCTGAGTTGAGCAATgtccgcgccgtgctgtTCGAT ATGGACGGCCTGCTTATTGATAGCGAGAGG ATTTACACCGACGTGGTGAACCAAATTTTGAAGCCGTACGGCAAAGAACAGACGTGGGAAATCAAGTCGAAGCTCATGGGAAAACCCGAGCGCCCAGCGACGT TGGTGCTGCTTAGCGAAGTATGGCCGCCACGTCCTGGGAAcaaggaggacgaggcgcgcggctaCAGCGGCGAATGTCCATTTACTTTGGACGATTTCCTAGCGGAACGCAATGCAAAATTGCTCCCAGCATTTGAAAAGGTGCCGCCAATGCCTGGTGCACTGCGTCTTGTGCAGCACCTTGCACACCACAATATCCCTATATGTGTTGCTACTGGGAGCAAGCGGCACAATT TCAATAtaaaggcgcgcgcaaacgccgACATTTTTGCGCCCTTTGGCGAGCGTGTCGTGTGTGGGGATGACGCAGACCTGCAACGTGGAAAGCCCAGTCCCGATGTGTTTcttcttgcagcgcaccgcggTCTCGGTATTCAAGACACGCCGGCAGGGAAGGAATGGCTCCGAACGATACGCTTGCCCGGTGAGGAACACGACGGCAAGTTTCTCGGTGGCGAAGGGCAGGTGCTTGTCTTCGAGGACGCACTG CCGGGCGTGCAGGCAGGCCTTTCTGCGGGAATGAAAG TGGTATGGGTGCCAGATCCAAACGTGTGTATTTATGGGTATATTAACGCGCAGCTATGCCAAATCACAAAGGAAGGGCCGCCTGTTGGTGCAGACCAAGAGCTACGGTCCTTGGAAGACTTCCAGCCTGAGCAATGGGGCTTGCCCCCTTTTGAGAGGTAG
- the CDC28_1 gene encoding cyclin-dependent kinase (EggNog:ENOG503NUNS; COG:T) — MENYQKIEKIGEGTYGVVYKARDMTPGANGRIVALKKIRLEAEDEGVPSTAIREISLLKELKDDNIVRLLEIIHQEARLYLVFEFLDMDLKKYMDNVSNQPEGLGPDMVMKFTYQLVRGIYFCHAHRILHRDLKPQNLLIDKEGNLKLADFGLARAFGIPLRTYTHEVVTLWYRAPEVLLGSRHYNTAIDMWSVGCIFAEMAMRTPLFPGDSEIDEIFRIFRTLGTPNDETWPGVKSLPDYKKSFPQWSGVPLKKAVPALDEDGLDLLRMMLIYDPSGRISAKRSLHHPYFASVTAH; from the exons ATGGAGAATTACCAGAAAATCGAAAAGATTGGTGAGGGCACGTACGGTGTTGTATACAAGGCCCGGGACATGACGCCCGGAGCCAACGGACGTATTGTTGCACTGAAAAAGATCCGTCTGGAGGCCGAGGATGAAGGCGTGCCTTCTACTGCGATCCGCGAAATTAGCCTGCTCAAGGAGCTTAAGGATGATAATATTGTGCGCCTCTTGGAGATCATTCATCAGGAGGCCAGGCTGTACCTTGTGTTTGAATTTTTGGACATGGATCTGAAGAAGTACATGGACAATGTATCGAACCAGCCCGAGGGTCTCGGGCCGGACATGGTCATGAAATTCACATACCAGCTTGTGCGTGGGATCTATTTCTGTCACGCACACCGCATTTTGCACCGTGACTTGAAGCCACAGAACTTGTTGATCGACAAGGAAGGAAACTTGAAGCTGGCCGACTTTggtcttgcgcgcgcatttggtATTCCTCTGCGTACATACACACACGAAGTCGTCACGCTCTGGTACCGCGCTCCGGAAGTTTTGCTTGGCTCGCGCCACTACAACACAGCGATCGACATGTGGTCCGTCGGCTGCATCTTTGCAGAgatggcgatgcgcacgccacTTTTCCCAGGCGACTCGGAAATTGATGAAATTTTCCGTATTTTCCG CACTTTGGGCACGCCCAACGACGAGACATGGCCGGGGGTAAAGTCGCTTCCGGACTACAAGAAGTCTTTCCCGCAATGGAGTGGCGTGCCGCTCAAGAAAGCGGTGCCTGCTTTGGACGAGGATGGGCTTGATTTGCTGCGTATGATGCTGATCTATGACCCTTCGGGCCGGATAAGCG CCAAACGCTCGCTCCACCACCCATACTTTGCGAGTGTCACTGCACACTGA
- the HHF1_1 gene encoding Histone H4, with protein MEVQASKRPRKRLAIRGRAAPRRAVEGHVRWDHAPFLLPPCLDAEKCVLLLCSLQQGGKGLGKGGAKRHRKILRDNIQGITKPAIRRLARRGGVKRISGLIYDETRGVLKLFLENVIRDSVTYTEHAKRKTVTSLDVIYALKRQGRTLYGFGA; from the exons ATGGAGGTGCAAGCAAGCAAGCggccgcgcaaaagactCGCCATTcgaggccgcgctgcgccgcgccgcgccgtggagGGTCACGTGCGGTGGGACCATGCGCCATTCTTGTTGCCACCATGTCTGGAC GCGGAAAAGTGTGTACTTTTGCTATGCAGCTTACAGCAGGGTGGTAAAGGTCTTGGAAaaggcggcgcaaagcgccaTCGCAAGATTTTGCGCGACAATATCCAGGGAATCACCAAGCCCGCCATTCGTCGTCTCGCTCGCCGAGGTGGTGTGAAGCGTATTTCCGGTCTTATCTACGATGAGACGCGTGGCGTGCTTAAACTGTTCCTGGAGAATGTGATCCGTGACTCGGTCACGTACACCGAACATGCAAAACGCAAGACGGTGACGTCGCTGGATGTCATTTACGCGCTCAAGCGCCAGGGCCGTACACTTTATGGT TTCGGTGCATAA
- a CDS encoding uncharacterized protein (EggNog:ENOG503P4U4; TransMembrane:1 (o134-155i)), whose translation MYLFPQSGDNVNQPNVTLRWNPKCFSDKTLNLYLYAPDQPQAVLPIHGWLGISSSEGAANVNLNPQWWNKTANAKMNLQFVPSGSQPWETKYPVSRSWTASVPEQAPNGFGSVGSSQYITNFGHTSGNLGSGELAAAIVVPVVVVLALVAAAFVWHKQRADKRAVAHAESVRKSLYAGASTPSMQQSMTQPASVIDTANSYYANPYAYSTNAPIYASPVNDIKESSDSLPSSQSIQVSQDVSPDVSLEQSILPRAAPVLQEDTRRKRKSHRHSREPRQYYSNSDLYDKTGGRRRSRSRRSIVDANYARSMSPDNFRELPRTTWPEDAPDPPEPVPKDYHRIELLDAPMPPVKDVTAIDMSAIPPSMQRYVKADGREPYTFMDGQNTRVSSDAVGNWSRHEKVSAYLAQLPTFESAPEGSHFTSLSELAPQDEVASRRFSDASARTARSRAHSVGSATNAFHDASEDVDFHYH comes from the coding sequence ATGTACCTTTTCCCGCAGAGCGGCGATAATGTCAACCAACCTAATGTCACGCTCCGTTGGAACCCCAAATGCTTCAGTGATAAAACGCTAAACCTGTACCTCTATGCTCCGGACCAGCCACAAGCCGTCCTCCCTATACATGGGTGGCTTGGAATTTCCTCTTCTGAAGGGGCCGCAAATGTTAACCTGAACCCCCAATGGTGGAATAAAACGGCTAATGCCAAAATGAATCTGCAATTTGTCCCTTCGGGCTCGCAGCCCTGGGAAACTAAATACCCCGTTAGCCGCAGCTGGACTGCCTCTGTTCCAGAACAGGCGCCGAATGGGTTCGGCTCCGTGGGCTCGTCACAGTACATTACGAATTTTGGCCATACCTCAGGGAACCTTGGCTCCGGCGAACTCGCTGCTGCAATTGTTGTACCTGTTGTTGTTGTCCTTGCTTTAGTGGCTGCCGCATTTGTGTggcacaagcagcgtgccgatAAGCGCGCCGTTGCACACGCGGAAAGTGTCCGCAAATCGCTGTATGCTGGAGCCTCTACGCCATCCATGCAGCAGTCAATGACGCAGCCCGCAAGCGTGATTGATACCGCCAATTCGTACTATGCGAACCCATATGCGTACTCTACAAATGCCCCGATATATGCGTCTCCTGTTAACGATATTAAGGAATCCTCCGACTCTTTGCCCTCTTCCCAATCTATCCAGGTCTCGCAGGATGTTTCCCCAGACGTTTCACTGGAGCAGAGCATCTTgccgcgagcagcgcctgtGCTGCAGGAAGACAcgaggcgcaagcgcaagagccACAGGCATTCTCGCGAGCCTCGTCAGTACTACAGCAACTCGGATCTGTACGACAAAACGGGCGGACGGCGCAGGTCGCGCTCTCGTCGGAGCATCGTAGATGCAAATTATGCGCGCTCGATGTCGCCTGACAATTTCCGCGAGCTTCCGCGCACGACTTGGCCGGAAGACGCGCCGGACCCTCCCGAGCCCGTGCCCAAAGATTACCACCGCATTGAGTTACTCGatgcgcccatgccgccggTAAAAGACGTTACTGCGATTGATATGAGCGCTATCCCGCCGTCGATGCAGCGATACGTGAAAGCCGACGGCCGCGAGCCATACACGTTTATGGACGGACAAAATACGCGTGTGAGTTCAGATGCAGTCGGCAACTGGTCACGGCACGAAAAAGTATCCGCCTACCTTGCGCAACTTCCCACCTTTGAAAGTGCCCCAGAAGGATCACATTTTACCAGTCTCTCGGAGCTAGCACCGCAGGATGAGGTCGCCTCTCGCCGATTTTCCGACGCGTCTGCCCGCACGGCCAGGAGTCGTGCTCACTCGGTGGGCAGCGCGACGAATGCATTTCACGATGCGAGCGAAGATGTCGATTTTCACTACCACTAG
- the GUK1 gene encoding guanylate kinase (EggNog:ENOG503P1VP; COG:F), whose amino-acid sequence MSSSHRPIVLSGPSGVGKSTLIKRLFDEFPSQFGFSVSHTTRHMRPGEVDGKSYYFVPREEFLALVDQGAFLEHAEFGGNLYGTTAKAVQSVQDEQHRRAILDIDTQGVKLIKAHHAYLDPVYVFISPPQYTILKQRLESRNTDTDEAISRRLRMAIHELRNARTPGAFDYIIINDDLDRAYKLLRAVCLGETNGLVCDAMPARDMEEDAAEQSFLHDGETL is encoded by the exons ATGAGCAGCTCGCACCGTCCTATTGTGCTCTCCGGCCCATCCGGCGTAGGGAAGAGCACATTGATTAAACGCCTCTTTGACGAATTTCCTTCCCAGTTCGGCTTCAGCGTCAGCC ACACCACCCGCCATATGCGCCCCGGCGAGGTTGACGGCAAATCCTACTAttttgtgccgcgcgaagAGTTTCTTGCGCTAGTCGACCAAGGCGCATTTCTAGAGCATGCCGAATTTGGCGGCAACTTGTACGGCACGACGGCCAAAGCCGTACAAAGCGTGCAGGACGAGCAGCATCGCCGTGCAATTTTGGACATTGACACGCAAGGCGTGAAGCTGATCAAGGCGCATCATGCCTACTTGGACCCCGTCTATGTATTTATCTCCCCTCCCCAGTACACCATCCTGAAACAGCGACTGGAATCGCGGAATACGGACACGGACGAAGCCATTTCCCGTCGATTGCGTATGGCCATACATGAattgcgcaatgcacgcactcCTGGTGCATTTGACTACATTATTATCAATGACGACCTCGATCGCGCCTACAaactgctgcgcgccgtgtgtCTCGGCGAGACAAACGGCTTGGTATGCGACGCGATGCCAGCGCGCGATATGGAAGAAGACGCGGCTGAGCAATCTTTCTTGCACGACGGCGAGACACTGTAG
- a CDS encoding uncharacterized protein (EggNog:ENOG503PKHI; COG:S) yields MQNNTPTGFGVQTPGNHMLTQQQTPNTSMTWGQSPFGPSQQTLPDGQFAPPAQHFGAHPSPVQPGQAPIHYLPGYLSKMRGTAERQPSGTMGRPLESTSPPSTREADTSLSLSAKDLQGAARLQPSSSPTHRFSSAFFNTSLGRSAEIDAAHMTPAAEGMREGSIFGAGGLRGSRRAMDDADRSMSVRPMTSPQVNGSAAFPPSDTFLNAMDDDDAPPPEALGDLTEQTIPSFATTLASASPNVTAQPSKSKSSAPTDDVPLAQRAVLVYGFPANLTSRIIDMFTTIGGLEKAEEVHLGGSSSREASDARKAGGTGTQPSIVRLTYRAPYLAMHAVRRSGEAIAHACMIGVRWEDPAVHELSLVKGLDAPLMFSGQGNAQTSTGLPGTPAVGRTMGAMGSAAQERASTPLIGRPIHVVDTPVAALAAHPSKNSAATTLESPLKAVAHASSSLWRNSVGTGNSTRNAEAQTGMPTQPPASLLGRLADGLFGW; encoded by the coding sequence ATGCAGAACAACACGCCCACGGGATTCGGCGTACAGACGCCTGGAAACCACATGCTGACGCAGCAACAAACGCCGAATACTTCAATGACATGGGGTCAGTCACCGTTTGGACCGTCGCAGCAAACCCTGCCGGACGGCCAATTCGCGCCTCCAGCCCAGCactttggcgcgcatccaTCGCCGGTGCAGCCTGGCCAGGCGCCGATACACTATCTTCCTGGATACCTTAGCAAGATGCGCGGAACCGCAGAACGACAGCCGAGTGGTACCATGGGCCGTCCGCTGGAGTCGACATCGCCACCGTCTACGCGTGAAGCAGATACCTCGCTCAGCCTTTCCGCGAAGGATTTACAAGGTGCGGCTCGGCTGCAGCCAAGCTCGTCGCCTACACACCGCTTCTCGTCTGCATTTTTCAACACATCGCTagggcgcagcgctgaaatagacgcggcgcacatgACCCCTGCCGCGGAAGGTATGCGCGAGGGCAGCATCTTTGGGGCCGGAGGCCTGCGTGGAAGCCGCCGAGCTATGGACGATGCGGATCGGTCCATGTCCGTCCGACCAATGACTTCGCCGCAGGTGAATGGGAGTGCTGCATTCCCTCCGTCCGATACATTTTTGAATGCcatggacgacgatgatgcaccgccgcccgAAGCGCTGGGAGATCTGACCGAACAAACGATTCCTTCTTTCGCGACTACATTGGCGAGTGCGTCTCCGAACGTGACAGCACAGCCGAGCAAGTCGAAGAGCAGTGCACCTACCGACGATGTACCACTTGCACAACGTGCCGTGCTTGTGTATGGCTTCCCTGCTAACCTTACCAGTCGCATCATTGACATGTTTACCACGATCGGCGGCCTTGAAAAGGCAGAGGAGGTGCACCTTGGTGGAAGTTCGTCGCGGGaagcaagcgacgcgcgcaaggccggAGGTACGGGCACGCAGCCCAGCATCGTACGCCTCACGTACCGCGCGCCGTATCTGGCCAtgcacgccgtgcgccgcagcggcgaggCAATTGCTCATGCGTGTATGattggcgtgcgctgggAGGATCCGGCGGTGCATGAACTGTCTCTTGTCAAAGgactcgatgcgccgctcatgTTTTCAGGACAAGGCAACGCCCAGACGTCTACAGGGCTACCAGGCACGCCTGCTGTGGGTCGGACGATGGGCGCTATGGGAAGTGCAGCACAGGAGCGTGCAAGTACGCCGCTCATTGGCCGCCCGATACATGTCGTGGACACGCCCGTGgcagcgctcgcggcgcacccgTCGAAAAATAGCGCGGCTACTACTTTGGAATCGCCGTTAAAAGCcgttgcgcacgcaagTAGTTCTTTGTGGCGGAACAGTGTTGGCACGGGCAACTCAACACGGAATGCAGAGGCGCAAACGGGGATGCCGACACAGCCCCCTGCGAGTTTGCTGGGCCGTCTTGCGGATGGGTTGTTTGGCTGGTAG